DNA sequence from the Flavobacteriales bacterium genome:
ACCTAGTTTGACGCCCAAAGACCGTGAGGACCTCGAATTCGCGATACACCATGATTTCGATTGGATCGCACTCTCATTTGTACGCTCGGCACGTGACATCCTCGAGCTTAAGCACATCATCAATGAACGCAAAGGAAGATCCAGGGTCATCGCAAAGATCGAGAAGCCCGAGGCGCTCAATGAGATCACTGACATCATAGTGGAATCGGATGCACTCATGGTCGCACGAGGTGATCTAGGGGTGGAGATACCCATGCAAGAAGTGCCCTTGGTCCAGAAGATGTTGATCGATCGGTGTAGGGAATATTCCAAACCCGTGATAGTGGCCACTCAGATGATGGAAAGCATGATCACCAATTTCCAGCCTACACGGGCAGAGGTAAATGATGTGGCCAATGCCGTATTGGATGGAACAGATGCAGTGATGCTCAGCGGGGAGACTTCTGTAGGGCAATTCCCAGTGGGTGTGGTCAGGAACATGACCTCCATCGTGCTGCGCATGGAGCAATATGAGAAGATCTATTCTCGACCTCAAGCACTGGTGAGTGTGGATACAGAGCGGATGATCAGCGATGCCATCTGTGCCACATCGGCCAAGCTGGCAGAATCTACAGCGGCCAAAGGCATAGTGACCATGACCCATTCAGGATATACGGCCAATAAGATCAGTAGCTATCGCCCAAAGGCCCAGATATTTGTATTCACCGGCAACCGCTCCCTACTGAACAAATTGAGCTTGGTATGGGGAGTGAGGGGCTTCTACTACGACAAGATGGTCAGTACCGATCACACCATAGCCGACATCAAATACATCTTGAAAAAAGAGAACATGGTGGAGGATGGTGATCTGCTGATCAACATCGCCAGTATGCCCATCTCAGAGCAGGGAATGACCAACATGCTCAAGTTGAGCAAGGTCAAGTGATCAACGGAACTGTGTCAGGAACCTGAGGTCGTTCTCGAAGAACATGCGGATGTCCGGAATCTGGAACTTGAGCATGGCCAATCGCTCGATTCCCATTCCAAAAGCAAACCCAGAGTAGACCTCGGGGTCTATATTGCAATTGCTGAGAACATTTGGGTCGACCATACCGCAACCCAGAATCTCCAACCAGCCCGTACCCTTGGTGATGCGATAGTCGGTCTCGGTCTCCAGTCCCCAGTACACATCCACTTCTGCGCTAGGTTCGGTGAAAGGGAAATAGGATGGACGCAATCGAATATCGGTCTGCTCTCCCAATAGCTCTTTAGCGAAATACAACAAGGTCTGTTTCAGATCGGCAAAGGACACACCCTTATCGATGTATAAGCCTTCGATCTGATGGAAGATACAATGGGACCGCGCTGAAATGGCCTCATTGCGGAATACCCTACCTGGGCTGATAGTACGGATGGGAGGTGGAGTGGATTCCATGACCCGTACTTGCACAGAGGAGGTATGTGTACGCAAAGCATGATCCTCATCGACAAAAAAGGTATCCTGCATGTCACGGGCCGGGTGCTCGGGCGGAAAATTGAGCGCGCTGAAATTATGCCAGTCATCCTCGATCTCAGGACCCTCAGAAAGCACAAATCCGATACGTTTGAAAATATCTACGACCTCATTCTTCACGATGCTGATCGGATGGGTCGCTCCAAGTCCGACCGTGGTACCCGGACGGGTCAGGTCACGCCTGTCGTGATCCTCTGGGCCTTCAGTGCTACTCCACTCTGCAATGCGCTGTTCGATAAAGGATTTCAGCTCATTTAAAAGCCGACCCACCTCGCGTTTCTCATCATTGGGGATGGTCTTGAAGCCTTCATACAATTGCTTCATCTTTCCCTTCCGGCCCAGGTATTTGACTCTGAATGCCTCTACCCCCTCAGGTGGGGCGCCATTCATCGCCTGAATCTCTGCTTTGATATCCTCTATCTCTGAAATCATTTACTCTGGACTACAAGTTAGTGCACATTCCTATACCAATAAGCCGGTAATCGGGTAGAACGTTCGTTGTCGAATTGCTTAACTTCGCTCGTTCTCACTGCGAAAGTAAAACATCGTGAATATGAAGGCATCGATCATCTGGATGGCTATGGCCGTAATCGCTCTCACTTGGACCTCATGTGACAAGGAGGAGGATACCATTGCACTGATACGTATAGTGGATGTGGACGGGATACCTCAAGAGCAGGTGCTCGTGCGCCTCTATCCAGAGCCCACCGAAGTGCAGACCAATGAGTTGATCGATGAAGTCGAGCAATTCACTGACGCATCTGGAGAAGCGGTATTCGACTTCTCGGAGTACTATGAGCAAGGTCAGGCTGGATTTGCAGTATTGAACATCGAAGCCACTTTGGATACATCCATGGTGGAAGGGATCATCAAGATCGAACCAGAGACCATCAACGAAGAGACACTGATTCTTCAGTAGCCCGGACGATCCACAGTCTGCCCCCAATCCGATTCTCAACCGACCTCCAGCACAGGCGCTGATCTGCTGTGTGCATTCTTCACGACCTCATATATGGGTTATCCGATGGAGATTATTAGGTCTACAGGGTAACTAATTGCCCGTTCATCCGTATTAAATCACATTGAGAAGAGTGACAGAATCACTCTAGAAGCGAATGATGAAGCGGATGACCATCTTTCGACAAGGACTGACCATAGCCTTGTTCTTACTGACCATGCAGGCCATGGGGCAGCACAGCGGTGTGTTGTCTCAATATATGTTCAACGGCCTGGTGCTCAACCCTGCTTATGCAGGTTCACAGAACACGCTTTCAGTCAATGTCAACTATCGGAACCAATGGACGGGATTCGAAGGAGCTCCTGTTGCCCAGATTGCGAGTATACATTCTCCTTTGAAGAACTCGCCATTATCTGCTGGTTTCATGGCCACCCATGAACAATCCGGTGTATCCAGTGATATCGGGTTCAATGCCATTTCCTCCTATGAACTGGAATTGGACAGGGGAGAGATGAGATTCGGAATAGGAGCAGGAGTGGCCATAGGCTCATCCAGGTGGAGTGATGTGGAGATAGATCAGACCGATGATCCACTCTTCCAACAGAATTCAAGAGGATTGATCAGACCTTTGTTCAGCGCAGGGGTTTACTATCAGACCAAGGAATGGTACGGTGGATACTCACTTCCTTCAGTACTCAGCTATAGCCTGATCAATGCTGAAGAGATACGGACCACCTTCACTTTCGGGAACATGGAGCACCTGCTGACAGGTGGATATGTCCACAAGGTCAACCGACAAGTGGTCGTCAAACCCAGTTTCCTAGTGCGAGTGCTACCGAATTCGGGAATCCAATTCGACCTGAACACCAATGTCGTATTCAAGAAAAAGATCTGGACCGGATTATCTTACAGGCATCTAGACGCTGTGGTGGCTATGGTAGAGTATCAGGTACATCATCAACTCAGGGTCGGGTATGCCTTTGATTATTCATTACATGCGCTGGGTAGATACAGTCTAGGCTCTCATGAGATTGCCCTGATGTGGGCCTTTAGGCAGAAGTCATTCGCACGTAACCCCAGATATTTCTAATACCAAGAGCGGCATTCTCGTTAATTTGTGCGAGATGAAGCCTCATGTCTTGGACATCATTATCGCCATTCCCTTGGTCTGGGGACTCTACAAGGGATTCAAAAAAGGATTGATCATCGAGATCGCCACACTCGCGGCCTTGATTGCGGGTATTTACGGAGCGATACGCTTCAGCGATCGAGCGGCAGTACTTCTACGTGAACAATGGGAGATCGATGACCGCTACATTCCCATTCTCTCTTTTGCCGTCACGTTCATAGTGATCGTCATTCTGGTCAACCTGCTGGGAAGAATGGTCGAGAAGTTGGTCGACATGGTCTCTTTGGGTTTTGTCAATAAGCTGGCAGGGGGGGTGTTCAGCGCATTGAAGATCGCAGTCATTCTGAGCGTACTCATCACCATGGTAGAAACACTCGATGAAGATCTGGGCATGATCTCAGATGATCTACATGAAGAAAGCGTGCTGTATGTACCGCTCTCCCGTCTAGCCCCGCTCATCATCCCGGCTGTTAAAGACAATGAGTGGACGAAGAAGATGAAAGAGAGCTTGCCTGATGTGGATTCGCTCAGCCCTGGGGCATGACCGCGGCAACTCCCGGTAAAGTCTTTCCTTCTAGAAGCTCCAGCATAGCGCCACCCCCAGTAGATATGTAGCTGACCCGGTCGGCCAGACCAAAGGCGTTTATAGCCGCCACACTATCCCCACCTCCGATGAGCGAGTATGCCGATCGCTCTGACGTTGCCTTGGCTACGGCCTTCGCGATGGCAAGGGTACCCTTGGAGAAGTTCTCCATTTCAAATACGCCCATCGGGCCGTTCCATAGGATCGTTCCGCTTTCTTGGATCACAGATGAGAACTCATCTATAGCCTCTGGACCGATATCCAAGCCCATGCAGCCGCTATCGATCTTTTCAGAAGGCACCACTTTGTGCTGCGCATCGTTGGAGAACGCGTCTGCCACCACGCTGTCTTTCGGCAGATGGAGTGAGGTGGATTCTTCACTCGCCTTTTTCATTATGTCCCTCGCCTGCTGGAGAAACTCATCCTCCACCAAAGAAGACCCCACATCCCCTCCTTGTGCTTTGATGAAGGTGTAGGCCATACCCCCACCGATGATGAGGTGATCGACCTTGCTGATCAGGTTCTCCAGAACGGATATCTTACTTGATACCTTGGCCCCTCCTACGATTGCTGTGAAGGGTCGCTCTGGATTGTCGAGCACCTTTTGTGCATTGCGCACCTCGTTCTCGAGCAGATATCCAGGGAGGGACGCCTCTATGTGATCTGCGATAACAGCCGTTGAAGCATGTGCTCTGTGTGCTGTGCCAAAGGCATCGTTGATGTAGACATCGGCCAGAGCGGCCAATTGCTGGGCAAAATCCGGATCACCTGCCTTTTCTTCACTGTGATAGCGCAGATTCTCCAGGAGAAGCACTTCTCCTTCCTTCAATTGCTCGGCCTTCAGTCGAACTTCATCCCCGATACAGTCTGAAGCAAAAGTGACCCGAACTCCTAGCATATCCTCGAGTGCCCCTTGCACTTGCGAAAGGCTATATTTCTCTTCTCTCCCCTCAGGTCGCCCTAGATGCGACATGATGATTGCAGAACCCTCGCTTTGCAGGACCTTTTTAATAGTAGGCAGCGCAGCACGGATGCGCGTATCGTCTGTGATCTCCCCCTCTTTGATGGGCACATTGAAATCCACACGGATAATGGCTTTTTTGCCCTTGAAGTCGAAGCTGTCTATCAGATAGTCCATTGGAAACAAATATTTGCGAACGATGAGCGGGCAAAATTAGCAGGCTTTGAGAACCGCCTGTCTAAAAGCCTAATTTCGAACCATGTTCTTGGAACAATTGGAGATACATCGTGGCTTGGCCGATCGCCTCAAGGATTCGGTCAGAACGGGCAGAATACCTCACACCCAGTACTTCCAAGGTGTGGATGGTGGGGGAGCTCTTCAATTGGCGATCGCATATGCCCAAGAGGTGCTGGCAGGAGACCCGGATATGTTCGGCAACGTGGATGACCGAGCTTCCAGACTGGAACACCCGGACCTACACGTAGTATTCCCCATGGTCCAGTCTGTCAGCAGGACCAGTGAGGGCTCTATTCAAGAGCTTAGAGACGCCCTGAAGGAGCACCCCTACTTATCATACGATCTATGGACCCGGTCCAGAGGGGAACGGAATAAAAAGGCCATAATCAGTAAATACGAGGCAGATGCCGTTTCCAAGAAACTAGGACTGCGGGCCTTTGAGGGAAAACATAAGGTGCTTCTGATATGGATGGCCGAACTGATGAATCCGGAGTGCTCCAATAAGCTGCTCAAGCTGATCGAAGAGCCCCCGCAGGGTTCGATCATCATCATGGTCGGATGTGACGCGGATAAACTGCTGCCCACTATCCGATCCCGTACCCAGGTCATCGATGTACATACACTTAGCCCAGCGGAGATCTTGCCCACACTTGCGAGATGGAGTGATTGCCCCGACAATGAACTCCAAGAGGCAGCTATCCGATCAGAGGGGAATATCTCACTTGCGCTCGAGCTGCTTGTAGGCGAACCGGATGAGGTCTCTGAACAGGTCATGGACTGGCTGAGATTGTGTTATCAGCGCAAGGTCCCGGAGACCATGGATTGGTCGGATAGCATGGCGGGAACAGGTCGAGAGGAAGTAAAGCGGGTACTGCATCGCACGGCTGAGCTTTTTCAAGCGGCTTTCAAGAAGAATTTCATTCGCACCGAAGCAGAAGAGACAGACAAAGAAGACGTGTTCACCACCCGATTCTCCCCATTCATACATATGGAGAATGCAGAGGATTTGGCCGAGCTCATGGATACGGCCATCCGAGATATCGAACGCCACGGAAATGCACGGGTCATCCTGCTCGATGTCTCATTCCAGCTGATGAGACTATTGCGCACCCCTAGAGGAGAACAGCAAGTATCTGCGGAAGCATAGAGGCAGGTAGAGAAAGATCGATCGCTTATTCAACAATCATCTGGGACAAATACTCCAGGCATCCGCATCACACGAGGAATAAATGTGACTAGGTTCGATGCAATTGTCCAGGGACAGGAAAACAATGAAAAAGCCCATACAGTTAGTCGTACTCACCTTGCTTCTCGTCAGCTGCTCCAAAGAGTATTTCTTCTTTGACTCGGAAGAACTAGCCCCTGACGGCTGGAAAGCCGGAGAGGCGGTAGAATTCGAACTGAACTCCACAGACACCTCCAGCTATCTTGATTTCTACTTGGATATCAGGAACAATGACGACTACCCCTATAGGAACATCTATGTATTCATCGAGATGGACTTCCCCAACGGACGTTCCCTCAGGGATACAGTGCATTTCCCATCCCTGGCCACACCTGATGGTAGGTGGACTGGAAAAGGAATCGGATCGACCTTCGACAATAGCATTCTCTATAAGCAAGGGAAGAAGCTCCCTTTGCCAGGAGATTATGTGCTACGTGTAGAACACGCCATGCGCGACACCTTTCTCCAAGGAATCGAAAGGGTGGGCATACATATCGAAAGTGCAGGTGCAAACTGATTTCCAGATACGACCTGCAGCTTCTGAAGACATGGGGGATGTTCTCGGACTGATACGGGAACTCGCAAGGTTTGAAAAAGCCGAAGACCAGGTGTCATTGACGGTAGAGGACCTTCAAAAGGATGGATTCGGCAAGACTAAGAGATTCCAATGTCTGGTGAGCACCCTGGATAGTAAGGTGGTAGGTATGGCACTCTTCTATGAGCGGTATTCCACATGGAAAGGTGCTACACTGTATCTGGAAGACCTGGTAGTGACCGAGTCACATAGAGGAAGGGGAATAGGAAACGAGCTGTTCCATGCTGTACTGCATCGTGCACAACGAGGAGGGTACAAACGCCTTGAATGGCAGGTCTTGGATTGGAACGAGAAAGCAATAGGATTCTACTCCGAACTGGGGGCAGAATTCGATCAAGATTGGATAAACTGTAGAATTCGCTTGAATGAAAGTCTATAAGTTCGGAGGAGCATCGGTCAAAGATGCCGAATCAGTCAGAAATGTGGCCCATATCATTGAGGAGTACAATGACGGAGAACTATGGGTAGTGGTCTCTGCAATGGGTAAGACCACCAATG
Encoded proteins:
- the pyk gene encoding pyruvate kinase, yielding MRKVKRTKIVATIGPASADYETLKQLVEEGMDVARINFSHGDHETHLKVVERIRRLNEEEGTHIAILGDLQGPKLRVGEVKDSGVELLEGEMVELTTNEPKNGQIQVRYDSFAKDVQPGETILIDDGKLKLIVEESDGKTKVNARVKHGGLLFSRKGVNLPDTTIRQPSLTPKDREDLEFAIHHDFDWIALSFVRSARDILELKHIINERKGRSRVIAKIEKPEALNEITDIIVESDALMVARGDLGVEIPMQEVPLVQKMLIDRCREYSKPVIVATQMMESMITNFQPTRAEVNDVANAVLDGTDAVMLSGETSVGQFPVGVVRNMTSIVLRMEQYEKIYSRPQALVSVDTERMISDAICATSAKLAESTAAKGIVTMTHSGYTANKISSYRPKAQIFVFTGNRSLLNKLSLVWGVRGFYYDKMVSTDHTIADIKYILKKENMVEDGDLLINIASMPISEQGMTNMLKLSKVK
- the pheS gene encoding phenylalanine--tRNA ligase subunit alpha; translated protein: MISEIEDIKAEIQAMNGAPPEGVEAFRVKYLGRKGKMKQLYEGFKTIPNDEKREVGRLLNELKSFIEQRIAEWSSTEGPEDHDRRDLTRPGTTVGLGATHPISIVKNEVVDIFKRIGFVLSEGPEIEDDWHNFSALNFPPEHPARDMQDTFFVDEDHALRTHTSSVQVRVMESTPPPIRTISPGRVFRNEAISARSHCIFHQIEGLYIDKGVSFADLKQTLLYFAKELLGEQTDIRLRPSYFPFTEPSAEVDVYWGLETETDYRITKGTGWLEILGCGMVDPNVLSNCNIDPEVYSGFAFGMGIERLAMLKFQIPDIRMFFENDLRFLTQFR
- a CDS encoding type IX secretion system membrane protein PorP/SprF translates to MTIFRQGLTIALFLLTMQAMGQHSGVLSQYMFNGLVLNPAYAGSQNTLSVNVNYRNQWTGFEGAPVAQIASIHSPLKNSPLSAGFMATHEQSGVSSDIGFNAISSYELELDRGEMRFGIGAGVAIGSSRWSDVEIDQTDDPLFQQNSRGLIRPLFSAGVYYQTKEWYGGYSLPSVLSYSLINAEEIRTTFTFGNMEHLLTGGYVHKVNRQVVVKPSFLVRVLPNSGIQFDLNTNVVFKKKIWTGLSYRHLDAVVAMVEYQVHHQLRVGYAFDYSLHALGRYSLGSHEIALMWAFRQKSFARNPRYF
- a CDS encoding CvpA family protein; the encoded protein is MKPHVLDIIIAIPLVWGLYKGFKKGLIIEIATLAALIAGIYGAIRFSDRAAVLLREQWEIDDRYIPILSFAVTFIVIVILVNLLGRMVEKLVDMVSLGFVNKLAGGVFSALKIAVILSVLITMVETLDEDLGMISDDLHEESVLYVPLSRLAPLIIPAVKDNEWTKKMKESLPDVDSLSPGA
- a CDS encoding phosphoglycerate kinase codes for the protein MDYLIDSFDFKGKKAIIRVDFNVPIKEGEITDDTRIRAALPTIKKVLQSEGSAIIMSHLGRPEGREEKYSLSQVQGALEDMLGVRVTFASDCIGDEVRLKAEQLKEGEVLLLENLRYHSEEKAGDPDFAQQLAALADVYINDAFGTAHRAHASTAVIADHIEASLPGYLLENEVRNAQKVLDNPERPFTAIVGGAKVSSKISVLENLISKVDHLIIGGGMAYTFIKAQGGDVGSSLVEDEFLQQARDIMKKASEESTSLHLPKDSVVADAFSNDAQHKVVPSEKIDSGCMGLDIGPEAIDEFSSVIQESGTILWNGPMGVFEMENFSKGTLAIAKAVAKATSERSAYSLIGGGDSVAAINAFGLADRVSYISTGGGAMLELLEGKTLPGVAAVMPQG
- a CDS encoding gliding motility lipoprotein GldH — encoded protein: MKKPIQLVVLTLLLVSCSKEYFFFDSEELAPDGWKAGEAVEFELNSTDTSSYLDFYLDIRNNDDYPYRNIYVFIEMDFPNGRSLRDTVHFPSLATPDGRWTGKGIGSTFDNSILYKQGKKLPLPGDYVLRVEHAMRDTFLQGIERVGIHIESAGAN
- a CDS encoding GNAT family N-acetyltransferase, giving the protein MGDVLGLIRELARFEKAEDQVSLTVEDLQKDGFGKTKRFQCLVSTLDSKVVGMALFYERYSTWKGATLYLEDLVVTESHRGRGIGNELFHAVLHRAQRGGYKRLEWQVLDWNEKAIGFYSELGAEFDQDWINCRIRLNESL